In Desulfomicrobium escambiense DSM 10707, the DNA window CGCGCCATGACCGTGGACGTGGAGGCCAAGGCCAAGGAGTTGGCCGTGGTCCGCCTCATGCGCGATCTCGCCCCGACCGCCTGAGCGAGGCAAACGCGGAGCGCAAAGGCGCGCCGCGAACATTCTCCCGCCGGCAGCCGTCGGCAGCTTCCGAACATGCGGCACAAACGCGACATGGCAAAATATTTGTCATACGAATCTGGACAAGATTCCGCGCCTGACTTATATGTAAGACAGCCGTTTTTTTCGCCGAAACGGAAGGAGACACGCCATGACCGAAAAACGAAGCGCCCCCCGCAAGGCCAGCCTGGAACCGTGCAGCATCGAACTATACGCCGACGGCAAGGGGCCCCTGCCGTCGCGGGTCATCAATTACAGCCCGGGCGGTCTGATGATCGAACTTGACCACCCCCTGACCAAAGGCGAACCCGTCAAGATCCGTTTCCGTCCCGGCATGGAAAACGCCCAGCGCCTCGGCGAAACCCACTGCGTCGGCATGGTCCGCTGGTGCGCGCCGCAGGAGGGCCTGTACTCCGGCCGGTACGGCGTGGGCGTGCAGATGCCTCAGAGCGTGAGGACAATCAAGGCGGCGTAATACCTGCCAAGATCATCTTTCCCGAAATTGCCGGCCCAGGCGGATTCGTCCGCTTGGGCCTTTTTTTGCCCGCCGTCCCGGCAGGTCGCACACCTCGCGCGACCAAGGCCGCTCAACCGCCAGGGCATTCCGCCTCGCGATCACGCCATCTTTGCATCCCGGACAAAACGTACTAGGGTCGCAGCGTCCTTCCCCACACTCCCGGAGCCGCGGCCCATGAAAACCTATCAGGAACTGGCTCGTTCGGCCGGAGGCGGCAGCAAAACCGCCTTTTGCGAGCTCGTGCGCCGTTTCTCCGACATGGCCAAAGCCGTGGCCCTGCGCCGGCTGCGCGATCCGGCCCTGGCCGAGGACGCGCTGCAGGATGCCTTCCTGACCGCCTGGCTGCATCTGACCGGCCTGCGCAACCCCGACGCCTTCCCGGCCTGGCTGCGCGGCATCGTGACCAACAGCTGCCGCCGCATGCTCCGCGCCCACCCGCCGGACATTCTGACCTCCGACCTGGACAACATCGAGGACTTGCCCTCCGACGACCTGGACCCATGGGAACACTACGCCCGCTTCCAAACCCGCGACATGATCCGTTCCCTTCTCGCCTCCCTGCCGGGAGTCTATCGGGAAGCAGCCGTGCAACGCTACCTGCTGGGACGCTCCTACGAAGACATCTCCTCGGCCCTGGGCGTGCCCGTGGGCACAATCAAGCGCCGTCTGCACGATACCCGCGAAAGGATGATACGCGCCATTGCCGGCCATGACGCGCAGGCCATCCGCGTCGGCTGCCTTCCCATCTCCGACCACCTCCTGCCCATGATCGCCCAGCAGCGCCACGACCAGACCGCCTTTCATGTCAGCCTGCGCAGGTTCACGTCCTGGTCGGAGCTGGCCAAGGCCATGGTCAACGAAGCCCTGGACGCGGCCATGATGATGGCTCCCCTGACCATGGTCCTGCACAACCGGGGCGTTCCCCTGAAATGGGCCCTCGACGGACACCACGAGGGCAGCGCCATCACCATGCAGAAATCGATGATCAGGGACGGGGGCAGCCACGGCTTCCCGGGCCGCGATCTTGCCGGGGCAACAATGGGGCTGCCCCACCCTCTGTCCACGCATGGCATGCTGCTACGATCCGTCCTGGGCCTGGGGCCAGGGGGCAGGCCCTTCCGTCCCGTCTATCTCAGCCCCTCCTGCATGGCCCTCCCCCTGGCCCGCAGAAACCTGGACGGTTTCTTCTGCTCCGAACCCTGGGGGCTCATGGCCGAAAACGCCGGGACGGGCACCGTCCTCATCCGCTCCCATGACCTGGCGCCGGACCATGTCTGCTGCATTCTCGCCGTCCGCAGCGATTTCGCGCGCGGCAAGCCGGAACTGCTAGACGGCTATCTGAAGCTGCTGACGGCCGCCGCTGGCTACGTCCATGCGCACCCAACAGAGAGCGCGGCCATCCAGGCCCGTTTCACCGGCGTGAACAGGGACGCGGCCGCCCTGGTCCTAGAGCGCGGCTTCGTGACATTCCGCGATCTCTCCCCGGACAGCGCCAGGGCCCGGCAGGTCATGGGCATGGCCCTGCAGAGCGGCATCCTCGACCGCCCCTGCGACCTGGACGCCCTGCTCCTCCCCCGGGCCAACTGATCCCCCGCAAGAACTACGTCCGAACCTTTTGTCCGCTTTCAGGCACTCTCTTCTAACGGACATGCGCATGGCATGCCCGCGCCAACCGGCTACGACGCAACAACGGGGAGACTCCATGATCGAAATACGGCTGGTCCGGCCAAACCGGCGGGAATTCAGACGGGACGTGTATCGTCCGGGGGTCATCTCCCTGTCGCGCATCCTGTGGGGCTCCATGGGGGGCGGGATATTCCTGGCCCTCATCGCCCTGGCCAGCTCGGCCACGGGCGTCGGCGTGCTCTATCCTCCCCTGGCCGCCACCTGCTTCATCGGCGCCACATGCACCTACCTGCGCGTGGCGCGGCCCAAGTCTGTCATCGTCGGGCACTTCATCGCCACGGTGGGCGGTCTGCTCGGCGTGGCCGCCGGCAACCTGCTTCTGGAGGGCGCCGCCCTGAACGTGCCCGTGAAGCTGGGCCTCGCCGTGCTCATCTCGGCGGCGCTGATGCAGATCCTCGACGCCGACCATCCCCCGGCCGCGGCCACGGCGGCCATCCCGGCCCTCCTGCCCCTGCCCGCCCCCGCCTTGGTCCTGCCCCTGCACATGGCCTGGGGCGCCGTCCTGGCCGTACTCTTCGGCGTGATCTGGAACCGCTTCTGGTTCGAATGCCCGCCCCCCGAAGAGGGCTGCGGACGCACCTGGTTCAACCTGGGCATGGACAGGGCCGACATCGCCGGCACGGGCACATGCGCCCTGGCCACGCTGCTCATGTGCGCAAAGCCGTGGAGTCAGGTCACGTACGAGGCGGGCCTGTGGGTCATGCTCGCGGGGCTGGCCGTCATGTCCCTGCACCATTTCTTCGGAGCGCGGGTGCTCGTCTCGCGGACGGACGAGACGTGCCCCCTCGCCGCACCGCCACGAACGGGCGGACCCGGCCCGGATTCAGGGTCAAAGGAGGTAACGCGATGAACAGTCGATGGATTCCCACCATGTGCTACCAGTGCAAGGCCGAATGCGCCATCCTGGCCAGGGTGGAGGACGGCGTGCTGAAGGAGGTCCGCGGCAATCCCAGGGCCCGCGGCAAGGCCTGCGTCAAGGGCATGGCCGGGGTCTCCCTGGAGTACAGTCCCGACCGCCTGACCCACCCCCTGAAACGGGTCGGCCATCGCGGCGAGGGAAAGTTCGAGCCCTGCTCCTGGGACGAGGCCTTGCACGCCATCACCGCCAAGCTCAGGGAACTGCGCGACCGCGGCGAAGCCCACAAGCTCACGGCCAGCTTCTTCCCCCACTCCATCACCGATCCCAAGTGGCGCTTCCTGAACGCCTACGGCGGCTTCATCAACACCGCCCTGCCCCACTGCGACTCGGCCAAGATCGTGGCATGCATCAAGGCCATGGGCGGAGTGCCCAACCACCACATCCCGCCGAACTTCGCCTCCGTGCCCAAGGGCGGGGTCATCATCCTGGCCGGGCGGCACGCCATGGGCTGTCTGGACGACGCGGCCGTGCCGCGGGACATCCTGGACGCCAAGGCGCGCGGCGCCATCCTCGTGGTCATCGACCCCGTCTTCACGGCCGACGCGGCCAAGGCGGACTGGTGGATCCCGGTCAGGCCGTCGGGAGACACGGCCCTGTTCACCGGCATGACCCACCACATCGTCATGAACGGCCTCCACAACAAGGCCTTCGTGGAGAACTGGATACGGGAAGGCGACTTCGAGAAGCTCAAGGACTATCTCGCCGACAAGACGCCCGAAGCCATGAGCGCCATCTGCGACGTCCCGACCCGGGACATCGTCAAGCTGGCCGAGATGTGCGCCTCGGCCCCGTCCGTGGGCGTGGACAGCTTCAAGGGCATCATGCTCGGCCAGGCCCTGGACTTCGGCCACGCCTGGACCAACTTCCTGGCCGTGACCGGCAACATCGACAACCCCGGCGGACAGCCCCTGCCCGACCTGACGCCGCTCTCCCCCGTCCTGCCCGCGCCGGCCGGCCCGAGCCTGGCCGAAAAGGGCTGGCACCGCACCGGGCCCGACAAGGGCAAGTTCGGCAAGTACTCCTTCATCATGGAGCCGACCTGGTACGAGGCCCAGGCCATCAAGAACGGCGACCTCAAGGTGCTCGTCACGGCGGAATGCAACCCGGCCCTGACGGAAATGGGGCAGGAGGAATGGCGCAAGGCCGTGACCATGACGGACGAAAAGGGTCAGTATCAGCTCGAAATGCTGGTCAGCTACGAGATCATGCTCTCCGAAACCTCAAGATACGCCGACTACGTGCTTCCGGACAAAAGCTACTTCGAACGATGGGAGCTCCTGTACATGCCGTGGTGGTACAACTTCGGCCACGGCGTGGCCCTGCGCCAGCCCGTGGTCGAGGCGCCGGGAGAATGCCGCCACTCCAACGAGGTCTTCATCGAACTGGGCAAGCGGCTCTGCCCGGAGTACTTCGCCTTCAAGGACGACCTCGAATACTATGACATCCAGTTGGCAGGCCTGGGCCTGTCGGTCGGGAAGCTGCAGGACATGGGCGGCTTGTGGTCGCCCGGCACGACGGGTTTCCGCAAGTACGAACACGGCGGCTTCGGTACGCCGAGCAAGAAGATGCACCTCTACTGGGAGGATTTGGAGGATGCGGACCAAGCCCTGCCGCGCGTCTTCCTGGCGCCCGAATACGACGCCGACGCCGACGCGTTCCCCTTCTTCCTCATCTCCTACCGCACCATCTTCCATCAGGGTTCGGGCCAGTGGACCCACAACAACCCGCAGCTGCGCGACCCGGTCGGCGGCTTTCTGGACAACCCGGTGCTCATCAACGCCGCCACGGCCAGGAGGCTCGGCATCGAGGACGGGGCCGTGGTCACCCTGCGCTCCCGCACGGGCAGCCTCAAGGCGCGCGCCAAATGCACCGAGCGCATCCGGCCCGACTGCCTGGGCCTGCACCACGGCTTCGGCTCCACCGTGGGACGGGTCGCCGTGCTGGGCGGAGGGGTCAGCGACAACGCCCTGATTCCGGACTCGGGCATGACCCTCGACTGGCAGGACCTCGTCGGCGGGGAGTCGCACGTCTCGACCCGCGTCACCGTGGAAGGATAAGGAGGCACGCCATGAAACAACTCAGTCTCGCCATAGACCTGGACCGCTGCATCGGCTGCAAGACCTGCGTGGCGGCCTGCCGCAACGCCAAGGGCCTGGTCGACCATGCATCGGCCCTGCCCGGAGCGATCCCCTATTACCTGCGCGTGGAGAGCGACCGTCAGGGCGTTTACCCGGACATCTCCATCCGTTCCTGGGTCATGCCCTGCCAGCACTGCAAGAACGCCGCGTGCATCAAGGCGTGCAAGGCCGAAGCCATCGTCAAGGACGAACAGACCGGCATCGTGCGCATCCTGGCCGAGAAATGCACGGGCAGCCGGGCATGCATCGAGGCCTGTCCCTACGGGGTCATCCAATTCGACGCGGCCCGGAACAAGGCCCACAAGTGCGACCTGTGCTGGGACCGGGTGCACACCGGACAGAAACCCGTCTGCGCCGAGGTCTGCCTGACCGACGCCATCCGCTTCGGGGAAAAGGAACTCCTGAAGATGGAACTCGAAGCCGAGGGCAAGGAAATCGTGAAGAAGATGAGCGCCCAGTCCATGCTCTACTTCCGCACGCCCGGATAGAAACCGAGAAGCGCAACGGCGGGCCGGAAGCGTTCGCCTCCGGCCCGCCGCTGCTTCGTGAGAAATCGCCGCCCCGCATTGACCATGCCCCGCCCTCGCCGCTAGGCTGCAGTCCCGGCCGGACCGTCCCGGCACCGACGTCAACCTGCGCGAGCACCATGAACATTTCTACCATCCGACACATCCTCTCCACCGGCCAGCAGCTGTGCTTCGACGCCGCAGGCAACCCCGTGGACTGCAAGGGCAGCGGCCAGGACGGCGAGTTCCGGAGCGGACAGCCCTGGCCCGATCCGCGTTTTGAGCTACAGGACCGCGACCTGGCCCTGGACCGGCTGACGGGCCTGGTCTGGCCGCGCATCGCCGCCCTGGGGGATTTTCCCATGTCCTGGCCCGAAGCCCTGGCGGCGGTAGCTGACATGAACCGAGACCAGGCCTTCGGCCACGCCGACTGGCGCCTGCCCAACCGCCGCGAGCTTCTGAGCGTGGTCAGCCACGACCACCACCGCCCGGCCCTGCCCGCGGGGCATCCCTTCACGGTGCAGCAGACATGGTACTGGACCGCTACGACGGCCGTCATCGCCCCCGACTGCGCCTGGCGCGTGCACCTGGAGGGCGGGCGCATGTTCTACGGCGACAAGACGCGCGACGCCATGGTCTGGCCCGTGCGCGGCGAAAGCGGGCTGCTGGCGCAAACCGGGCAGATCCGCTGCCGTGACGTGGCGGGGAACGTCGTGGACTGCGCGGGGACGGGGCAGGACGGGGAGCTGCGCTGCGGGGCGCCGTGGCCCGACCCGCGCTTCGCCGTGGAGGGGGAAGGAGTGCACGACCGCCTGACGGGTCTGCTCTGGACCCGGTCGGCGGACCTGCGTGGAATGTGCACCTGGGAGGAGGCTCTGCGGGCGGCGCGGGAGCATCGCGCGGGAGGGCTGGCCTGGCGGCTGCCGAACATCAGGGAGCTGGAGTCCCTGGTGGACGCCGAGCGCCACGACCCTGCCCTGCCGGGCGGGCACCCTTTCGAGAACCCGCAGGAGGCCTACTGGTCATCGACCAGCAGCGCCTACTCGCACGACTGGGCCTACTGCTTGTACCTGCACAAGGGGGCCGTGGGCGTGGGCTTCAAGGCAGGGGCCGAGTTCTCGGCCTGGCTCGTGGCCGTGGAATCTACTCCGGGGTGACGCGCACCGCGCAGGCCTTGAATTCCGGGATGCGCGCCAGGGGATCCAGGGCCGGGTTGGTCAGGACATTGGCCGCAGCCTCGGCGAAGTGGAACGGGATGAAGACGTGCCCTTCGGCCACGCGCTCCGTGACCTGGGCCCTGACCGAAATCTCCCCGCGCCGCGAGGCCACCTGCACCCGCTGACCGTGGATGACGCCCAGACGCGCGGCGTCGGCGGGGTTCATCTCCACGAAGCATTCGGGCACGATGCGGTTCAGACCCTCGCTTTTGCGGGTCATGGTTCCGGTGTGGTAGTGCTCCAGCACCCGGCCTGTGCCGAGGGTCAAGGGATAGGCCGCGTCGGGCGTCTCGGCCGGCGGCTGCGGGTGCACGGGCACGAAGCGCCCCTTGCCGCGCGGGAAACTCTCGCGGTGCAGGATGGGCGTGCCCGGATGGGTCTTGTCCGGACAGGGCCAGACCAGCCCTTGCCCCTCAATGCGGCGGTAGTCGATGCCGCCGTAGATGGGCGCGGCCTGGGCGATTTCGGCCATGACGGCCTCGGGCGAGTCCGGCCCGGGACCCAGGCCCAGGCGTTCGGACAGCATGTTCAGGATGCGCCAGTCGGGCAGGGCCTGCCCCGGGCAGGGCACGGCGGCGCGCACGCGCTGCACGCGGCGGTCGGTGTTGGTGAAGGTGCCGTCCTTTTCGAGCGCGGACGCCGCAGGCAGCACCACGTCGG includes these proteins:
- a CDS encoding 4Fe-4S dicluster domain-containing protein; its protein translation is MKQLSLAIDLDRCIGCKTCVAACRNAKGLVDHASALPGAIPYYLRVESDRQGVYPDISIRSWVMPCQHCKNAACIKACKAEAIVKDEQTGIVRILAEKCTGSRACIEACPYGVIQFDAARNKAHKCDLCWDRVHTGQKPVCAEVCLTDAIRFGEKELLKMELEAEGKEIVKKMSAQSMLYFRTPG
- a CDS encoding PilZ domain-containing protein, with translation MTEKRSAPRKASLEPCSIELYADGKGPLPSRVINYSPGGLMIELDHPLTKGEPVKIRFRPGMENAQRLGETHCVGMVRWCAPQEGLYSGRYGVGVQMPQSVRTIKAA
- a CDS encoding HPP family protein, translating into MIEIRLVRPNRREFRRDVYRPGVISLSRILWGSMGGGIFLALIALASSATGVGVLYPPLAATCFIGATCTYLRVARPKSVIVGHFIATVGGLLGVAAGNLLLEGAALNVPVKLGLAVLISAALMQILDADHPPAAATAAIPALLPLPAPALVLPLHMAWGAVLAVLFGVIWNRFWFECPPPEEGCGRTWFNLGMDRADIAGTGTCALATLLMCAKPWSQVTYEAGLWVMLAGLAVMSLHHFFGARVLVSRTDETCPLAAPPRTGGPGPDSGSKEVTR
- a CDS encoding sigma-70 family RNA polymerase sigma factor; amino-acid sequence: MKTYQELARSAGGGSKTAFCELVRRFSDMAKAVALRRLRDPALAEDALQDAFLTAWLHLTGLRNPDAFPAWLRGIVTNSCRRMLRAHPPDILTSDLDNIEDLPSDDLDPWEHYARFQTRDMIRSLLASLPGVYREAAVQRYLLGRSYEDISSALGVPVGTIKRRLHDTRERMIRAIAGHDAQAIRVGCLPISDHLLPMIAQQRHDQTAFHVSLRRFTSWSELAKAMVNEALDAAMMMAPLTMVLHNRGVPLKWALDGHHEGSAITMQKSMIRDGGSHGFPGRDLAGATMGLPHPLSTHGMLLRSVLGLGPGGRPFRPVYLSPSCMALPLARRNLDGFFCSEPWGLMAENAGTGTVLIRSHDLAPDHVCCILAVRSDFARGKPELLDGYLKLLTAAAGYVHAHPTESAAIQARFTGVNRDAAALVLERGFVTFRDLSPDSARARQVMGMALQSGILDRPCDLDALLLPRAN
- a CDS encoding DUF1566 domain-containing protein; this translates as MNISTIRHILSTGQQLCFDAAGNPVDCKGSGQDGEFRSGQPWPDPRFELQDRDLALDRLTGLVWPRIAALGDFPMSWPEALAAVADMNRDQAFGHADWRLPNRRELLSVVSHDHHRPALPAGHPFTVQQTWYWTATTAVIAPDCAWRVHLEGGRMFYGDKTRDAMVWPVRGESGLLAQTGQIRCRDVAGNVVDCAGTGQDGELRCGAPWPDPRFAVEGEGVHDRLTGLLWTRSADLRGMCTWEEALRAAREHRAGGLAWRLPNIRELESLVDAERHDPALPGGHPFENPQEAYWSSTSSAYSHDWAYCLYLHKGAVGVGFKAGAEFSAWLVAVESTPG
- a CDS encoding molybdopterin-containing oxidoreductase family protein, which encodes MNSRWIPTMCYQCKAECAILARVEDGVLKEVRGNPRARGKACVKGMAGVSLEYSPDRLTHPLKRVGHRGEGKFEPCSWDEALHAITAKLRELRDRGEAHKLTASFFPHSITDPKWRFLNAYGGFINTALPHCDSAKIVACIKAMGGVPNHHIPPNFASVPKGGVIILAGRHAMGCLDDAAVPRDILDAKARGAILVVIDPVFTADAAKADWWIPVRPSGDTALFTGMTHHIVMNGLHNKAFVENWIREGDFEKLKDYLADKTPEAMSAICDVPTRDIVKLAEMCASAPSVGVDSFKGIMLGQALDFGHAWTNFLAVTGNIDNPGGQPLPDLTPLSPVLPAPAGPSLAEKGWHRTGPDKGKFGKYSFIMEPTWYEAQAIKNGDLKVLVTAECNPALTEMGQEEWRKAVTMTDEKGQYQLEMLVSYEIMLSETSRYADYVLPDKSYFERWELLYMPWWYNFGHGVALRQPVVEAPGECRHSNEVFIELGKRLCPEYFAFKDDLEYYDIQLAGLGLSVGKLQDMGGLWSPGTTGFRKYEHGGFGTPSKKMHLYWEDLEDADQALPRVFLAPEYDADADAFPFFLISYRTIFHQGSGQWTHNNPQLRDPVGGFLDNPVLINAATARRLGIEDGAVVTLRSRTGSLKARAKCTERIRPDCLGLHHGFGSTVGRVAVLGGGVSDNALIPDSGMTLDWQDLVGGESHVSTRVTVEG